A window of Bdellovibrionales bacterium genomic DNA:
AAATAGTTCCAAAACGTCTGCTTTTCCCGGATATCTTTGATCCACTTGAAAATATTCCCGGCGTTGCAGTCTTGTGACCACTGGTAGATTTCCGCTATTAAAATCTCGGCTTCTTCTTTTGAATTGCAGTCGAAAAACTGATGGAACCTCTCTTTGATGAGCTCCATCTTGGCCATCTTTTCATTGCGCTTCATCACCTCATCAATATGCAACTGATCCTTCGAGGTGCGGTTCTTCGACTTCGTGAGAAAGATATAGCGGTATTTCCCATTCATCAAATCACCCATCTGGCCCTCCGTGTCCACGTTCTGGAGCTCGACTTTTCGATCCTCATTGAGAGCCTCATTGAACTTTTGAACCAAGTGAAAGCGATCCCACACAAGGGTTGCGTTCGGACAATGCTCTCTGACGCTTGCCCCGTATCCCTCGTGCTGATCCGTTGCCACCACCTCAATTTTTGAGCACTGTTCTTTTCCAAGCAAAACAAAAAACTGATCAAGGGCCTCCCGTCTTCGACTTTGGGAAACCCAAACAACCTTATGGGTTTTTATGTCCACTATAATCGTCAAAAACAAATCATCCCTTGTCTCGCCCACTTCAAGCTGCTTGCGGCCTCTCGCATAGACCTCATCAACTGAGATCTGCGTGACGTTTGGTATCTTATAGCCCTGTAAAAATCTCATCAGCAAATGCTTGTCTACCTTGTAGCAAGTTTTCTTATCAAGACTTTCTAGAATTGAAACTTGTAGAACTGACGTGATCTCGCTGAGCCGATTGATCCAAAACGCTAAATCCTTTGTCACATGGGGCGTCGTATCTGAGATAAAATCAATGGCTTCAGAACGGATCTTTTTACAACTTGAACAGTGCCGTTTTTCCCGCCAAAAACTGACCGTCACGGACCAACTCATAATCCTCATATGCTGTGCTGTCACCCAATAACGACCATCTTGCCGGCCCAACTGGCACCCGCATTTACAACAGAAATGCTCCTTGTCCTTAACCTTCTCTAAATGAATCTCCAACCGTTGATCTTTGGTCCACTCTTTTATGTCTCTGACAATAAATCCTTGAAAAGATCGAAAAACTTGGGGAATGTATATTGAAGGTTGCGCATCCATGCTGTTGCTCCGTGGTTGAAGTTTTTGGTTTCACAACAAAATTAAACCATCAGCACAGCTTGGATGCGAGATTTCTCTTTCTTCTTGGACCCTCGAAAACGAAAGTTTTCGAGGGTTACAAGCGGCTCCTGGCCAGGACAGGAACAACCGACCTTCTCCGCGCAGTCGCTCCAAAAATTATTGGTTTTTAATTCTTTACTTTGGTCCTAACCTCCGGCGTTACTGGGAAAGAACCCATGAGACACTCACTGAGTGAGACAGATTTTTCTTCTAACTATTTGAATGACCTGACTGCATTAGAAGAATTTTTACGGCACTCAGATTGCAAGCGAGTCAGATATAGTTCTAATTAAGTCGTATTGATACGGGGGATAATTCAATGCAAGCGTATAGAATAAAATTTGTTTTTTTAAATTTTGCCAAAATCATGGGGTTTTTGTTAAGTGCTGCAATTGTAGCATTTTTATTTCAAAATTGTTCTGATCAGAAGTTTACCGATTCTAGTAGTCAAGTTCCAAGCCAGCAGGGAGAGTTCGATTCGCCGAATTCTAGGGCGTGTCTTGATTTTGGCTGAGCGCACCGAAGTCATTTGCCGATCCTGAGCCAAACGATCGAGCAGGCAAGATAAACGAGTGCTTTGAAATTGCGTGCAAGTTTCTCGAATCGAGTCGCAATACTCCGAAAATGCTTCAGGCGAGCAAAAAGATTCTCGACCAAGTGGCGCATTTTATAGAGAAAAGAATCGAACTCAGGATTGGGCTTTTTGCTATTGGATCTTCTCGGAATGACCGGATTCATTCCCTGGCCGCGCGCTTCTTCGCGGATGCTTTCCGAGTCGTAGCCTTTGTCGGCGATGAAGTTTTCGGCCTTGCCGACTTTACGAATAATTTTGGGGGCTGCTTGAGAGTCATGAGTTCCACCCCCAGTGATTTCAAAATCGATCGGGTTTCCATGCGCATCACAGACCATGTGGATCTTGGTTGTAGGTCCTCCGCGAGATTGTCCAATGGCTCGCTCTTCCCCAGCCCGA
This region includes:
- a CDS encoding ISL3 family transposase, whose product is MDAQPSIYIPQVFRSFQGFIVRDIKEWTKDQRLEIHLEKVKDKEHFCCKCGCQLGRQDGRYWVTAQHMRIMSWSVTVSFWREKRHCSSCKKIRSEAIDFISDTTPHVTKDLAFWINRLSEITSVLQVSILESLDKKTCYKVDKHLLMRFLQGYKIPNVTQISVDEVYARGRKQLEVGETRDDLFLTIIVDIKTHKVVWVSQSRRREALDQFFVLLGKEQCSKIEVVATDQHEGYGASVREHCPNATLVWDRFHLVQKFNEALNEDRKVELQNVDTEGQMGDLMNGKYRYIFLTKSKNRTSKDQLHIDEVMKRNEKMAKMELIKERFHQFFDCNSKEEAEILIAEIYQWSQDCNAGNIFKWIKDIREKQTFWNYFKFKVTTGLSEGINRAIKGVKWQAYGYKDMAYFALKIMQKCGYLNSRFIWASV
- a CDS encoding IS5 family transposase (programmed frameshift), yielding MARRVLTDEIWFQLLAVMESKGCYDSKNAREVMEAIIWKLRVGGPWRDIPKEFCPWQTAFDRFNRWAKKGLWTNFFSGIRGEIDTEWVFADGSYVRAHQHASGARAGEERAIGQSRGGPTTKIHMVCDAHGNPIDFEITGGGTHDSQAAPKIIRKVGKAENFIADKGYDSESIREEARGQGMNPVIPRRSNSKKPNPEFDSFLYKMRHLVENLFARLKHFRSIATRFEKLARNFKALVYLACSIVWLRIGK